A region from the Kineothrix sp. IPX-CK genome encodes:
- the cobJ gene encoding precorrin-3B C(17)-methyltransferase: MKHKIYVVGIGPGSEEMMSVQAIRILEECDVIVGYPVYLDLLKDRFGHKEFLSTPMRREAERCLLCFEEARKGKKTALVCSGDAGVYGMASLMYEIGRAYPDCELEIIPGITAANSGAALLGAPLNHDYCVISLSDLLTPWEKIEKRLRAAAAGDFCIALYNPSSHKRADYLKKACEILLEVIEEKRACGFVENIGREGTKVTVCSLKELSGAQVNMFTTVFIGNSQTEMREDKLITKRGYRL, from the coding sequence ATGAAGCATAAAATTTATGTGGTAGGAATAGGACCGGGCAGTGAGGAAATGATGAGTGTTCAGGCTATCCGGATATTGGAGGAATGCGACGTCATCGTCGGCTATCCCGTTTATCTGGACCTGCTTAAGGATAGGTTCGGCCATAAAGAATTTCTTTCCACGCCTATGCGGCGGGAGGCAGAGCGGTGTCTGCTATGCTTTGAGGAAGCGAGAAAAGGGAAAAAGACGGCGCTGGTATGCAGCGGTGATGCAGGCGTTTATGGTATGGCCTCGCTGATGTATGAAATCGGAAGGGCATATCCCGATTGTGAGCTTGAGATCATTCCGGGAATCACGGCTGCTAACAGCGGCGCCGCACTGTTAGGTGCTCCGCTGAACCATGATTATTGTGTTATAAGTCTAAGCGACCTGCTCACTCCCTGGGAAAAAATAGAAAAAAGGCTTCGTGCCGCGGCTGCGGGTGATTTCTGTATAGCGTTGTATAATCCGTCCAGTCATAAAAGAGCGGACTATTTAAAAAAGGCCTGTGAGATCCTGCTGGAAGTGATCGAAGAGAAAAGGGCCTGCGGCTTCGTGGAAAATATCGGACGAGAGGGAACAAAAGTCACCGTATGTTCTCTTAAGGAGCTTTCAGGCGCGCAGGTAAATATGTTCACGACCGTCTTTATCGGAAATTCCCAGACCGAAATGAGAGAGGATAAGCTGATTACGAAAAGAGGGTACCGGTTATGA
- the cobK gene encoding precorrin-6A reductase, with protein sequence MKPEKKQILIFGGTTEGRRLAESMCAAGFFCTVSVATQYGEQVMEEMPALTLHRGRMDAGQMEEFIKKGRFFAVVDATHPFAVEVSENIRKSLSGMSLPYIRLKRDTGIEETEGKNLRWFRDMESCGEALQETTGNVLLTTGSKDLSAFSKEELRKRLYVRVLPNEESIALCEKQGICGKQIIAMQGPFSTEMNEAIIRQFHISYLVTKESGNTGGFYEKVKAAGNAGIPVMVIGNPEKEEQGFSYEEAAEEIYRLAGEKPESPKLMVSLIGIGMGAEGLLTLEAKEKIQRADVIFGAQRLLEEVGEEKEKYPYYLAADIIPRLADMVEKEDRYKPCIKAAVLFSGDTGFYSGASKLYEELKKETKEKRLRADVEMLSGISSMSYLAAKARMNWQDAAVISLHGRKANIMETVRREKKTFVLVSGLEDMKYLGELFSGEEWNGLRITAGYRLSYPEEEIMVLTPSMCGSLEKEGLYCCFIVNERTAAQKVSHGLKDASFLRGSTPMTKEEVREISICKLALEKNSVLYDVGSGTGSVSVECARLSDEIQVYAIESDREAVELLGKNSDLFGLTNIEVIEAQAPEGMGPLPAPTHAFIGGSGGKMIEILKVLYEKNPFLRVVINVITLETLGEITDLLKEFPVKEEDIVQVQISRAKKAGPYHLMQAENPIYIISFNFLEGLTENENT encoded by the coding sequence ATGAAACCAGAGAAAAAGCAAATTCTCATATTCGGCGGGACAACAGAAGGAAGAAGGCTGGCAGAAAGCATGTGCGCAGCGGGTTTCTTTTGTACGGTATCTGTGGCGACGCAGTACGGAGAACAGGTTATGGAGGAAATGCCTGCGCTTACCCTCCATAGAGGAAGAATGGATGCCGGGCAGATGGAGGAATTCATAAAGAAAGGCAGATTCTTTGCGGTTGTAGATGCCACTCACCCTTTTGCCGTGGAGGTGTCTGAAAATATACGAAAGAGCCTTTCCGGAATGTCTTTGCCGTATATTCGCCTAAAAAGAGACACAGGTATCGAGGAAACGGAAGGGAAGAACCTTCGTTGGTTTCGAGATATGGAATCCTGCGGGGAGGCACTGCAGGAAACAACAGGCAATGTGCTTTTGACAACAGGAAGTAAGGATTTGAGTGCTTTTAGCAAAGAGGAATTGAGAAAACGCCTTTATGTAAGGGTGCTTCCAAACGAAGAAAGCATAGCCCTTTGTGAAAAGCAAGGAATATGCGGGAAGCAGATTATAGCCATGCAAGGGCCTTTTTCCACGGAAATGAACGAAGCGATCATAAGACAGTTTCATATATCATATCTGGTGACGAAGGAAAGCGGGAATACCGGCGGATTTTATGAAAAGGTAAAAGCTGCCGGCAATGCTGGAATACCGGTAATGGTAATCGGCAATCCCGAGAAGGAAGAGCAAGGCTTTTCTTATGAAGAGGCAGCGGAGGAAATATACCGGCTGGCAGGAGAAAAACCCGAAAGTCCGAAACTAATGGTATCTCTGATAGGAATAGGAATGGGAGCAGAAGGTCTTCTGACTCTTGAAGCAAAGGAGAAAATACAACGTGCGGATGTGATTTTCGGCGCGCAGCGACTGCTTGAGGAAGTAGGCGAAGAGAAAGAGAAGTATCCGTATTATCTGGCGGCAGATATTATTCCCAGGCTGGCGGATATGGTAGAAAAGGAGGACAGGTACAAGCCCTGTATCAAAGCCGCGGTTCTTTTCTCCGGCGATACCGGATTCTACAGCGGTGCGTCAAAGCTTTATGAGGAACTGAAAAAGGAAACGAAGGAAAAACGATTGAGAGCGGATGTTGAAATGCTGTCCGGAATCTCCTCCATGTCCTATCTGGCCGCTAAAGCACGGATGAACTGGCAGGACGCAGCTGTCATAAGCCTCCATGGAAGAAAAGCGAATATTATGGAGACGGTAAGGCGGGAGAAAAAGACTTTTGTGCTCGTTTCCGGGCTTGAAGATATGAAATATTTGGGAGAGCTGTTTTCCGGTGAAGAATGGAACGGACTAAGGATTACTGCGGGATACCGTCTTTCCTATCCGGAAGAGGAAATCATGGTGCTTACACCGTCCATGTGCGGGAGCCTGGAAAAGGAAGGGCTTTACTGTTGCTTTATAGTGAACGAAAGGACGGCGGCTCAGAAAGTTTCCCATGGGTTGAAGGATGCATCTTTTCTTAGGGGAAGTACACCCATGACGAAGGAGGAGGTAAGGGAAATTTCCATTTGTAAGCTTGCTCTTGAAAAGAACTCCGTTCTCTATGATGTGGGCAGCGGAACCGGCTCAGTCTCCGTAGAATGTGCCCGCTTATCCGATGAGATACAAGTGTACGCTATAGAAAGTGATAGAGAGGCCGTGGAGTTGCTTGGGAAAAACAGTGACCTTTTCGGACTTACAAATATCGAGGTCATTGAAGCGCAGGCACCGGAGGGAATGGGGCCTCTTCCGGCACCGACCCACGCGTTCATCGGAGGAAGCGGAGGCAAAATGATAGAGATTCTGAAGGTTCTGTATGAGAAAAATCCGTTTCTAAGAGTGGTTATAAATGTGATTACTCTGGAGACTTTGGGAGAGATAACCGATTTGCTGAAGGAATTCCCGGTAAAAGAAGAGGACATCGTTCAGGTACAGATAAGCCGGGCGAAAAAAGCAGGGCCATATCATTTGATGCAGGCGGAGAATCCAATTTATATTATTTCATTTAATTTTCTAGAGGGGCTGACAGAAAATGAAAACACCTAG
- a CDS encoding cobyrinate a,c-diamide synthase has protein sequence MKTPRIMIAATGSGSGKTTVTCALLQAIVDMGKTAAAFKCGPDYIDPMFHKKILGIPSKNLDAYFTEDGLTRTLFMEDAAGKDISVIEGVMGLFDGLSGIREEASSYHLAKVTKTPIVLVIDAHGMGRSLIPLIAGFLQYDSEHLIGGIILNKITKMFYELIGPEIERELSVKVIGYFPLQKDLNIESRHLGLKLPEETKSLQYRIKRAAEVLKDSVDMEALFSLSEEAVELEEEEHLSDKERISVNRQISIGIAMDEAFCFYYEDNLRLLQRAGARLVPFSPLKDKSLPEGIGGFLLGGGYPELHAATLAGNEEMKKSVLRAVREGMPSLAECGGFMYLHAGMEDMEKRRYPMVGALEGECHYTGKLVRFGYIEVAEEKNLFLGENERIKGHEFHYFDSTDNGASCIAKKPVTGRNWKCVHTTENCWWGFPHLYYYSNPQYVYHFMERAAQYADGKR, from the coding sequence ATGAAAACACCTAGAATTATGATTGCCGCCACGGGAAGCGGGAGCGGTAAAACGACCGTAACCTGTGCACTTTTGCAGGCAATTGTCGATATGGGAAAAACGGCAGCAGCGTTTAAGTGCGGGCCGGATTATATAGATCCGATGTTTCACAAAAAAATATTGGGGATTCCGTCAAAAAATCTGGATGCTTACTTTACGGAGGATGGACTTACGAGGACACTTTTTATGGAGGATGCAGCCGGAAAGGATATTTCTGTCATAGAAGGGGTTATGGGCCTTTTTGACGGTCTTTCAGGAATAAGGGAAGAAGCCTCCTCCTATCATTTGGCAAAGGTGACGAAAACCCCCATTGTTCTGGTCATAGACGCTCATGGCATGGGCAGATCTCTGATTCCCCTTATCGCGGGGTTTCTGCAATACGACAGCGAACATTTGATCGGCGGAATTATTTTGAATAAAATCACAAAAATGTTCTATGAATTGATCGGGCCGGAAATTGAAAGAGAGTTGTCCGTTAAGGTAATCGGCTATTTTCCTTTGCAGAAGGATCTGAATATAGAGAGCAGGCACTTAGGACTGAAGCTTCCTGAGGAGACGAAGAGTTTGCAATACAGGATAAAAAGAGCTGCTGAGGTGTTAAAGGATTCCGTAGATATGGAAGCACTTTTCTCTCTTTCGGAAGAAGCGGTGGAACTGGAAGAGGAAGAGCATCTTTCTGATAAGGAGCGGATTTCCGTAAATCGTCAGATATCCATCGGAATAGCGATGGACGAAGCCTTCTGTTTTTATTATGAAGATAATTTGAGGCTGCTGCAAAGGGCGGGAGCGCGGCTTGTACCGTTTTCTCCGTTGAAGGATAAGAGCCTTCCTGAGGGAATCGGAGGCTTCCTCTTGGGTGGAGGATATCCCGAGCTGCATGCAGCGACGCTTGCCGGAAATGAAGAGATGAAAAAGTCCGTGCTGCGTGCGGTAAGAGAAGGTATGCCCTCCCTTGCGGAGTGCGGCGGTTTTATGTATTTGCACGCGGGGATGGAGGATATGGAGAAGAGAAGGTATCCGATGGTGGGCGCGTTGGAAGGGGAATGTCATTATACCGGAAAGCTGGTACGGTTCGGTTATATCGAGGTAGCGGAGGAGAAGAATCTTTTTCTGGGAGAGAATGAGAGGATAAAGGGGCATGAGTTCCACTATTTTGACAGCACGGATAACGGAGCATCGTGCATTGCAAAAAAGCCTGTAACCGGAAGAAACTGGAAATGCGTCCATACGACGGAAAATTGTTGGTGGGGATTTCCTCATCTGTATTATTATTCAAATCCTCAATATGTTTATCATTTTATGGAAAGGGCGGCACAATATGCGGATGGAAAGAGATAG
- the cbiQ gene encoding cobalt ECF transporter T component CbiQ codes for MERDRRKVHHHDHRNSHRHVSVDSYAYISGLKDWNTPFKVSFALLSILAVITADSPVVSVMTIAFMGVLSIEAGRIKPGDYFRLMLVPSAFIITGGIAVLIQVGAGAESLLRIPFFSTNLYITEESLRQSLGLFGKAFGAVSALYMLALSTPMGEIISTLGKVKVPSIILELMHLIYRYIFILLETNAGQKDAAQSRLGYCDMKTSFRTFGSELANLLILSMKKSGEYYDALESRGYEGNCLFWEEKRKLTKKQVIWAAAYAGAVVILIILF; via the coding sequence ATGGAAAGAGATAGAAGAAAAGTACATCACCATGATCATCGTAACAGCCATCGTCATGTATCCGTCGACAGCTATGCATACATTTCTGGGCTGAAAGATTGGAATACGCCGTTTAAAGTCAGCTTCGCGCTGCTTTCGATTCTTGCGGTTATTACGGCGGATTCCCCTGTGGTTTCCGTTATGACAATAGCCTTTATGGGAGTTCTTTCTATAGAAGCGGGGAGGATTAAACCGGGGGATTATTTCAGACTGATGCTCGTACCTTCTGCTTTTATCATCACAGGGGGAATCGCTGTTCTAATACAAGTCGGCGCAGGAGCGGAGAGTCTGCTTCGGATTCCTTTTTTCAGTACTAATCTTTATATTACGGAGGAAAGCCTCAGACAATCCTTGGGACTTTTTGGCAAAGCCTTCGGTGCGGTAAGCGCTCTTTATATGCTGGCGCTTTCTACGCCTATGGGAGAAATTATTTCGACCTTAGGCAAGGTTAAAGTTCCCTCCATTATATTGGAATTGATGCACTTAATCTATCGCTACATTTTCATTCTTTTGGAAACGAACGCAGGGCAGAAGGATGCGGCGCAGTCCAGACTGGGTTACTGTGATATGAAGACCTCTTTTCGAACCTTCGGCAGTGAATTGGCTAATCTGCTGATCCTTTCTATGAAAAAGTCGGGAGAATATTATGACGCTCTGGAATCCAGGGGTTATGAAGGAAACTGTCTTTTCTGGGAGGAGAAGAGAAAGCTGACGAAGAAGCAGGTGATTTGGGCAGCAGCCTATGCGGGAGCGGTAGTTATTCTGATTATTTTATTTTAA
- a CDS encoding energy-coupling factor ABC transporter ATP-binding protein has translation MNRKILETKDLTFSYEEGRMALNHLSVEIHEKEKIAVLGANGAGKSTFFLNLNGVRAPEEGEIFLYGTRIDKKNRRELIKNVGIVFQDADSQIIASTVKAEVAFGPLNMKLPRQEVEERTIDAMERLDLQAYAERPPHYLSGGEKKRVSIADILAMDSPIIIFDEPTASLDPVNADMLERILEELEQEGKTILLSTHDVDFAYRFADRALVFCEGKLIADGKPEDIFRDEEILKRANLKKPVLIQVYEMLKRKNLLQRNPLTKDMLPEKRESYPRTLAEIEALL, from the coding sequence ATGAACAGAAAAATATTAGAGACAAAAGATTTAACATTTTCTTATGAAGAAGGACGGATGGCGTTAAATCATCTGTCGGTGGAAATACATGAAAAAGAAAAAATTGCTGTTTTGGGTGCCAACGGGGCCGGGAAATCCACTTTTTTTCTGAATTTAAACGGTGTCAGAGCTCCGGAAGAGGGGGAGATCTTTCTCTATGGAACCCGGATAGACAAGAAAAACAGACGAGAGCTCATAAAGAACGTGGGCATCGTCTTCCAGGATGCGGACAGCCAGATCATAGCCTCTACCGTAAAGGCTGAGGTGGCGTTCGGGCCGCTGAATATGAAGCTTCCGAGACAGGAGGTGGAGGAAAGAACGATAGATGCGATGGAAAGGCTGGATCTGCAGGCCTATGCGGAGCGCCCTCCCCATTATTTGAGCGGAGGAGAGAAAAAGCGGGTCAGCATAGCGGATATTCTGGCGATGGATTCGCCTATCATCATATTCGATGAGCCTACTGCGTCTCTGGACCCGGTAAATGCCGATATGCTGGAAAGGATATTGGAGGAGCTGGAACAGGAGGGTAAGACGATATTGCTGTCTACTCACGATGTAGACTTCGCTTATCGTTTTGCAGACCGTGCGCTTGTATTCTGTGAAGGAAAGCTCATTGCCGACGGGAAACCGGAGGACATCTTCCGGGATGAGGAAATCCTTAAAAGGGCGAATTTGAAAAAGCCTGTGCTGATTCAGGTTTATGAAATGCTAAAGCGGAAGAATCTGCTTCAGAGAAATCCGCTGACGAAAGATATGCTGCCGGAAAAGAGAGAGAGTTATCCGAGAACCCTTGCGGAAATAGAGGCGCTTTTATGA
- a CDS encoding energy-coupling factor ABC transporter permease, translated as MSITVNSNAMHIMEGYLPPKYSIAWGILCIPFLVAGFLSIRMKLKDSRRNITLLAMAGAFIFVISSLKIPSVTGSCSHMTGTGLGAILFGPAAVSILGIIVLLFQAILLAHGGLTTLGANTFSMAIAGPFLTFGIYKLCMKLKVNKWVSVFLAAFFGDIFTYCVTSFQLAMAYPSIEGGVGASVAKFLSVFAPTQLPLAILEGILTLLIMIALETYAKPELKMLGYMKEAK; from the coding sequence ATGAGCATTACTGTGAATTCAAATGCAATGCACATTATGGAAGGATATCTGCCTCCGAAATACAGTATTGCGTGGGGAATTTTATGTATTCCGTTTTTAGTGGCAGGATTTCTGTCTATAAGAATGAAGCTGAAAGACAGCAGGAGAAATATTACACTGCTGGCTATGGCAGGAGCATTTATCTTCGTAATTTCTTCCCTGAAAATTCCTTCTGTAACAGGAAGCTGCTCCCATATGACAGGCACCGGACTTGGAGCCATTTTATTCGGACCTGCTGCTGTCAGCATTCTGGGAATTATCGTGCTGTTGTTCCAGGCGATTCTGTTAGCGCATGGCGGACTTACCACCCTTGGGGCTAACACTTTTTCGATGGCGATTGCCGGACCTTTTTTAACCTTTGGCATTTATAAGCTTTGTATGAAATTAAAGGTGAATAAATGGGTATCCGTTTTCCTGGCAGCATTTTTCGGAGATATATTTACTTATTGTGTGACCAGCTTCCAGCTCGCTATGGCGTATCCTTCCATAGAAGGCGGAGTAGGTGCTTCTGTCGCTAAGTTCCTGAGCGTCTTTGCACCGACACAGCTTCCCCTTGCAATTTTGGAAGGAATACTTACTCTTCTTATCATGATCGCGCTGGAGACTTATGCAAAACCGGAATTGAAAATGCTCGGATATATGAAGGAGGCAAAATAG
- a CDS encoding cobalt transport protein CbiN — translation MMKTKNLVIALIVAAVLIALVPLFALKGAEFGGSDDAGSVMIEEITGSYEPWFTPVLETMIDGELPGEVESLFFCLQTGIGVGIIAFCMGRLVERKKWADNGENI, via the coding sequence ATGATGAAGACGAAAAATTTAGTTATTGCACTTATTGTCGCGGCTGTTCTCATCGCGCTGGTACCGCTTTTCGCATTGAAGGGAGCAGAATTTGGCGGCTCGGATGATGCGGGAAGTGTAATGATTGAAGAAATTACAGGAAGTTATGAACCGTGGTTTACCCCTGTATTAGAGACGATGATAGACGGAGAACTTCCAGGAGAGGTAGAAAGCCTTTTCTTCTGCCTTCAGACCGGAATCGGAGTGGGAATCATCGCATTCTGCATGGGACGTCTTGTAGAACGTAAGAAATGGGCGGATAACGGAGAGAACATATGA
- a CDS encoding sirohydrochlorin cobaltochelatase has protein sequence MKKGVLIVSFGTTYKNTREKNIDRIERAVREKKPDCVVLQAYSSDRVRDIIKKRDGIDIHGITDALKEMAERGVTHLWILPTHIIDGFENNKMKQLIEGYLSYFQTIEIADPLLGKEEDYGLVAAALWDSLKDEVKDGVLILMGHGSYHEADNGYEKMEKVLREHSGKEIYIATVEGSITIEDVIERMNVIYERQERQKVRVIIAPFMLVAGDHAVNDMAGEADSFVTKIKEQGYGTECILRGLGEYEGIRRIYLQHLENEDNDK, from the coding sequence ATGAAAAAGGGAGTTCTGATAGTCAGTTTCGGAACGACCTACAAAAATACGAGAGAGAAAAACATCGATCGAATAGAACGGGCAGTCCGGGAGAAAAAGCCGGACTGCGTGGTTTTGCAGGCCTATTCCAGTGACAGAGTGAGAGATATTATAAAAAAGAGGGACGGTATTGACATTCATGGTATAACTGATGCCCTGAAGGAGATGGCGGAAAGGGGGGTTACCCATCTGTGGATACTTCCCACACACATTATCGACGGATTTGAAAATAATAAAATGAAGCAATTAATTGAGGGATACCTTTCGTACTTTCAAACGATCGAAATTGCAGACCCGCTCTTGGGGAAGGAAGAGGATTACGGTCTCGTGGCGGCTGCTTTATGGGACTCTCTTAAGGATGAAGTAAAAGATGGCGTCCTGATCCTCATGGGACATGGTTCCTATCACGAGGCGGATAACGGCTATGAGAAAATGGAAAAAGTCCTGAGGGAACATTCGGGGAAAGAAATCTATATTGCTACGGTAGAGGGCAGTATCACCATAGAGGATGTGATAGAACGGATGAATGTGATCTATGAACGGCAGGAACGTCAAAAGGTCCGCGTGATCATCGCTCCCTTCATGCTTGTAGCGGGAGACCATGCCGTCAACGATATGGCGGGTGAGGCGGATTCCTTCGTAACGAAGATAAAAGAGCAGGGATATGGAACGGAATGTATCTTAAGAGGACTGGGGGAATATGAGGGCATCCGCAGGATATATTTACAGCATTTGGAAAACGAGGATAATGATAAATAA